Within the Catalinimonas niigatensis genome, the region GGCTCTATGCTGAAGATGATCAGATACTGCTGGCTTCTGCCAATGGAGGATTTTTTGCACCTATCAGTAAAGAGGGCAAAGAAATAGGTGAACACTGGCTGGAAAATATTCCTTCTGCCGATGGCATCATCAAAACCAGTGATGGTAACTATATTGTATCTACCTGGCAGGGAGAAGTACATTATGTAGATGCAGAAAATAATGAAACTCAAAAGTTGCTGGATACCAAGGCAGACAAAATCAACTCTGCAGATATAGGTTATATTCCTGATCAGGATATGGTACTGGTTCCCACCTTTTTTGACAACCGGGTAGTCGCCTATAAAATCAACAAAGGAGATTCTTAATAAGCATGTATGTTTAGGTTTTTAGCAATCACTTTGTGGGCCGGGATGTATCTTCCTGGCTTTTCTCAAACAAGTGAGAAACCTTTCGGCAGTTATCTGTACGAAGATGATAAGATTACACTTACCCTAAGCCCACCCAACAATTATACACTTTTTGGGACAGAATATTCACGCCGGACGGGCATGGTGAGCAGTAAAGAAATTTCCAGAGGCACCTTTGAAATGGAAGAGGAGCAACTGGTACTGGAAGAGTATCCTACCCGCAATCAGATGACATTACATATGGATTCAGAAGTAATACTGGAGGCACTAGATGTGAAAGAAATTGATAAAGGCGAGATGCTCTATGCCCGTACTGTAGAGTATGAGAATGGACAGCCCCGTATGGAAGGAGAATGGAAAAGAGGAAAGAAACACGGTACCTGGATTTACTACGATGAGGAAGGTAACGTAGTGAAATCTGAAAAATACCGTCGTGGTAAGCTAATAGATTGAGCCAGGAGTCAGAAGTTAGAAGATGGAAGTAGGAAGTTGAACTTCCAACTTCCTACTTCCTGCTTTTCATCATGTAAGTTAAAGTGCATTTAAGCTAACAATTATTGCTTGTTTAAAAGCTTGTGAATGAGTAGGTTGCAGGAGTTTCAAACCACACAGTTTAAGCATCATGCGTTGGCTTTTTGTAGCGCTGAGCATAGTACTCCTGAATGGGCACAGCTATGCGCAGCTCAATACACCCAAATACAGTAATGAGTTTCTGTCCATAGGAGCAGGAGCCCGTGCCCTGGGCATGGCAGCTACCCAAACTGCCTTAGCCGATGACGTAACCGCCGGTTTCTGGAATCCTGCCAGCCTCACCGATTTATCCCATCAGTACGAAGTTTCGCTCATGCACGCCGAGTATTTCGCGGGTATTGCCAATTATGACTATGGCAGCTTTGCTACTCCACTAGACTCTCTGAGTACGCTGGCCATCTCAGTTGTGCGCTTTGCCGTAGATGACATTCCTGATACCCGCTTTCTTTACGATGCCAACGGACGCATCAATTATGATAATATCCGTTTCTTTTCCGCTGCCGACTATGCTTTCCTCTTCTCTTATGCCCGCCAGATTCCCAAGATAAAGGGGCTAAGTATCGGCACCAATTTCAAAATTATCCACCGTACCGTAGGCAGCTTTGCCAATGCCTGGGGCTTTGGCCTGGATGCAGCAGCTACTTACCGGCTGAAAGACTGGCGCTTTGGTCTGATGCTGCATGACATTACGGGAACTTTCAATGCCTGGACTCACAATTCAGATATGGTCGCGGATGTGTATACCCAAACCGGCAATGTGATTCCGGCCAATACACTAGAAGTTACTCTGCCCAAAGCTTCCCTTGGCATTGCCAGAAGCTGGCGCTTATGGGAAAGCAGGTTTGGAATCTTAGCCGCAGCTGACCTGCACTTTACTTTTGATGGTCAGCGGAATGTTTTGATCAAATCAAAACTTGCTTCCATAGACCCCTCGGTGGGCTTGGAGATTGATTATAAAAATCTGGCGTTCGTGCGAGCTGGTGTGGGAAATGTGCAGGAAATCAAAAATTTTGACGGAAGTACTTATCGCACTTATCAGCCTGACTTTGGCGTGGGCTTCCGTGCTGGTAGCATCAGCGTGGATTATGCCCTGACTGACATCGGTGACCGCTCAGAGTCACTCTACTCTCATGTTTTTTCCCTCAAATTCAGTATTGACCGTGATCGTAAACAGGAGAATGAGTAATTTTTTTTACAGCAGAAAGCATAGAGCAATGAGACTTAGGCTCATTTTTGGGCTTATGGTATGCATGCCCTTTTGGGTCAACGCACAGCGCTTTGGCAATGAGTGGATCAACAGTAACCAATCCTATTACAAGATTTCTATTGCAGCAGATGGTATCTACCGGATCAACCATCAGGATTTGTTGGCTGCAGGCTTTCCGGTAAATAGCGTTGATCCCCGAAGGATGCAGCTATTTTTTCGCGGACAGGAGCAAGCGGTTTTTATTCAGGGACAGCAGGATGCCAGCTTTGATCCTGCCGATTTTATTGTCTTTTACGGGCAGCGTAATGATGGCACACAGGATAGAGAACTGTATGTACCTAATGAGGCGCAGCCTAATCCTTATCATAATCTATATTCAGATTCTACGGCTTACTTCCTGACCTGGTCGCTGGCGGCTGTCAACGGGAAGCGCATGGCTAGCTTTTCTGAAAATAATATCAGTGGAATACCAACAGAAGTATATCATTGGGAAGAAAGGCTGTCAGTTTTTACCAACGAATATTCTCAGGGAAGACAGTATCCGCTTGGTTCTCTATCGGGCGTCATTGCGCATCTGAGTACTTTTGATTATGGAGAGGGATGGACCGGGCCGCGCATAGGGCGGGGACAGAGTAGAGATTATACTTTAGAAGCGCCTGCGCAATTTGTTAGCGGACCGGCACCTCAATTGGAAATTTTATTGGCTGGACGTAACAACCGACAGCATGATGTGACTGTACAAGTAGGAAGTTCTACTGCTGCATTGCGTACCCTCAGTACCGTCAACTTTGAGTTTTATGACCATAGCCTGGTGACGGAAAATTTACAATGGAGTGATCTTACAGGAGGAAACCTTGTAGTAAGGGTGACTGTCAATGGTGTGGATGGGGTAGCAGACCAGGTTTCGGTTTCTTACATCAGGCTTAGGTATCCCCAGCAAACTACCGCTCAGAATCTGGCTACTAAAAAAATTAATCTGGCAGTGAATCCTGCTGCCAAAAGTTATGTGGAAATTGCCAATGTGCCCCCTTCTCCTTATCTGCTGGACATCACCGATGAAAATAATGTACAAAGAATTGGGTTCAATCTGGTTGGAGGTAATACTACGGCAGTCATTCCTAATACACAGGCAGCGCGTCAGTTGTTGATTGGAAGTATACAGCCTGTTACAATCATTAAGCGGGTAAACTTTCAAAACATCAGTACGTCAGCCAATTACCTCATAATCTCGCACGAGAGTTTACGTCAGCCCGCCGGTAACTACAGCGATCCTATCCGTGCCTATCAGGAGTATAGGGCTTCGGCAGAAGGGGGTGGTTTCAATACACTACTGTTCAATATAGATCAGTTATACAACCAGTTTGGCTACGGAGAGGTGACACCTCTGGCCATCCGCAGGCTCGCCGATTTTATGCTAAGCAACGGAAACCCTCAGTACCTTCTGCTCATTGGCAAAGGTTTGACAGTCAATTACAACTATCATAGACAAAACCCTGCTACTGCAACTTTGCGTGACCTGGTACCTACCGGTGGAATGCCAGGGTCTGATGTGGTACTGACATCCGGTTTGGCGGGTAGCGATGGTTACAGCTCGGCGATTCCTACGGGACGTATCAATGCACAGACTGCTCAGGATGTGGCCGCATATCTGGACAAAGTGAAAGAATCTGAAAGCAGGGGACTGACAGCAGATTACCAGGAAAGTAATACGAGAGAAGCACTCTGGAAAAAGCATATGGTGCATTTGAGTGGAGGCGTAAGTCTGGCAGAGCTTACCTTATTTGGTCGTTATGTAGATGACTTTAAGGATGTGGCGGAAGGTGATTTTCTGGGAGGACAAGTATCGGTACAATCCAAAAAATCTAACAGTGCTACTGAACTGATTAATATTGCAGATGAAGTGAATAAAGGGCTTTCTTTGATCACCTTCTTTGGGCATTCAGCTACTACGAGAACAGATATTGAAATTGGCTATGTGTCCAATGACGAACTAGGATACCAGAATAAAGGTAAATATCCTGCTATTCTAATTAATGGCTGTAATGCAGGAAATGTGTTTGGTGATGCACTTACCTTTGGAGAAGATTGGATTCAGACTCCGAACAGGGGTGCCTTACATGTTATTGCTCATAGTGCTGAAGGCATTTCCAGTGTATTGAAGCGTTTCTCGGATGCTTTCTATACTACCTTGAGCGACTCTCTTTACGTGGGTAGCTCCATGGGAAAAATAAAGAACGAAGCAAGTCGACGCTTTATGGAAAGGTTAGGAACCAGCATTTGGGAGGTACACATAGCGCAGGTAAGGCAAGCCATACTACAAGGTGATCCTGCCGTTAGCTTGTTTGGACGGGCGAAGCCAGAACTGGAGATCAATGACAATAGTTTATTTGTAACACCTCTGCAAGAAGGTCCGATTACCGTTTTCTCCGACTCCTTTGCGGTCAATCTGGTGGTCAGGAATTTTGGCAGTACAAGCCGTGATTCACTTAGTGTCTCAGTGAACAGAACTTTGAGCAATGGTACTGTAGTCAGCTACGGTCCGGTAATGTATCCTTCTGTTTTGTACCAGGATACACTTCAGTTTGTCGTCAATTCCGAAGAAACTACCGTAGCAGCAGTAGATGAAGTAGGGAATAACCGTTTTGAAGTCATTATTGACAGTAAGGATACACTTGATGAACTTAATGAAAGCAACAACCGGGCTTACTTTGAATATTTTGTTCCGCTGGGGGGGACAGTGCATCTATCTCCCCACGATTATGCTATAGTATCACAAGATCAGGTACTGTTGCAGTTGCAACCCGGCGATCTGCAAAAAACATTGAGAGAAAGCGACACGCGGCAGTATATGCTTGAAATAGATACTTCATATACTTTTGCCAGCCCTATAAAACAACAATTTAGCCTTAGTGCAAAAGGCCTGGTACTACAGCAGTTAGAACTGCCTGTAAAAGAAGATAGTACTGTCTATTATTGGCGTAGCAAATACGCTGAACTGAGAGAAGGAGAAGTAGATCAGTGGACCCAGAGTTCATTTACTTACCTCAGCAGCGGCCAAGAAGGGTGGAGTCAGATAAGCTTTGAGCAGCTTAATGAGAATCAGGCGCTTAACCTTGAGAAAGATACGATCAGAAAGGTGTGGGAATTTCCAGATACTGAAGTAGAAGTAGAAATCTCAACCTCTGGAGCAGCATATGATAATTCTGTCACAGAACAAATTTATATTAATAGTACGACCCTCATACTGCCGGATGCAGGATTTGTATGTAAAGAGAATTCTATTAACGTACTGGTCTTAGATCGTTATACACTCAATCCCTATCTTCCAATCGATCCTGGAGGGTTTGATGTATTTAATCCTAATACCTGTGGCAGAAGGCCACAAATGATTAATACCTATACCAATGCACAAGTTGTGAATGGAGCTCTGGCAAACTTAATAGATGCGATTGAAGAGGGAAATCCTCTGGTAATTTTCAATATTGGTAGCTTGGATTATGCCAACTGGCCTGCGGCTACCCTGGCAAAATTAGAGGAAGTGGGTATAAATTCTACCACGATCTCATCTCTGCAAATTGGCGATCCGCTTATTGTTATCGGCAGAAAAAATGCAGCAGCAGGCTCAGCTACTGTAAAACTGGCTGATCCGGCCAGTGAGGTTCCAGCCAGTGAACAACTGATTACTTTGAATCAAAAAATTACGGGTAAGCTGAGTAGTGGCAGCATTGTAAGCAAGCGGATTGGTCCGGCAAGTAGCTGGAATAACTTATTGCTGAACTTTAGGGGAGTTGAAGCCTCTGATGTAGTGAATATCTCACTTATAGGTGAAACAGATGAAGGAGAGCAGACCACTTTGCTTAATACTACAGATCTGTCAGGACAGCTGGATATCTCGGGTATTAATGCTGCACAGTATCCTTTTCTGCGCTTACAGATGAGTGTAGAAGATGTGATCAACCGTAGTGCGGTGCAGTTGGATTACTGGCTGGTCAACTATCAGGGAGTACCGGAAGGAATTTTACTTTCAGAAAACAATTTCTCAGAAACACAGAATAAGCAGGAAGGAGAAAGCTTTACTATCCCTTTCCAATTCTACAACTTATCCGATGACAGCTTTATGGATTCGTTACAGGTGGCTTATAGTTTATTCAATCAGAATACCCGTCGTATGCTTAGTGATACATTGACAATTGAGGCAGCCAAAGCAGGCGATACTGTGAGTTTCCAAATTCCTGTCAGTACGCTAAATGAGATTGGAATCAGCGATTTGAGTGTCAATGTGAATCCACGCCTACAGCGGGAGCAGTTGTACAGCAATAATTTTCTCAATGTTCCTTCTTTCATGAAAGTAAATGGAGACGAGCTAAACCCTATCATAGACGTAGCTTTTGATGGTACTTATATACTGGATGGGGATATTGTCTCGCCCAGTCCAATGGTGAGCATAGAAGTCCGGGATGAAAATCCTTATCTGCAAAAGCAGGATACCACAGGTATAGATATTTTTTTAGGTAAACAGGAAAGTGCAGAGGCCAGTATAGGCACTAACAACGCAAGAACAGCCAATACACAGATGAAACGAATTGCGCTGGATAGTGAAGAAGTGAGTTGGACACCCGCTGAGGGAGAAGAGCCTTTTAAAATCAATTTTCAACCCAGACAACTGGAAGATGGCTTATATACGCTTAGGGTGCAAGCAGAAGATGCCAGCGGAAATACTTCAGGTACACAGCCTTATGAGGTGAATTTTGAGATTATTAACGAATCTACCATTACCAATTTTTATCCTTATCCCAATCCTTTTTCTACCAGCACCCGCTTTGTATTCACCCTTACCGGCCAGGAAATTCCCGATCAGATCAAGGTACAGATCATGACGGTGAGTGGCAAAGTGGTGCGGGAGATTACCCAGGATGAGCTGGGACTGATCCGTATTGGAAACAATATTACAGATTATGCCTGGGATGGTAAAGATGAGTTTGGTGATCAGCTTGCCAATGGTGTTTACCTGTATCGCGTGATTGTACAAAGCAATGGACAGGCATTGGAGATGAGAGAAACTGCCGGAGACCGGGGTTTTAAGAATGGCTTTGGTAAAATGTATATTCTCAGGTAAAGAAAATTACTTTTGAGAAGCAGCCAACTCTGCCGAAGTAGAGGATACCTCTACATTTTTCAACTCTATTCTGGAAAGTTCTTCGACCTTTCCTTCTTCAAAGAGCTTTTCATAATCTTCTAAAGCAAAGTTTTCTTCTGTACTCTCGTAGTTGATATAATCGGCAAAGCGTATGCCTTCAATTTCGCGCACGTTATAAGCTTCTCTGAACCGGGTTCCTCCTCCATCAACATGGAAAGAGTAAGCCAGATAATCCATAGTCTTATTTTGCTGATGTATCCAATAAATGTATACATCTTCATGGTCGGCCCCTCCTCCGTCTTCACTAAAGGTAACCTCAATTTCATCATAAGGCTCGCCTTTGATGCTGGTTTCGCCCAAATATTTTTTGTTAGCTGCCGGATCATTCAACGGGAAAGGCAGAAGGGCAAAGTAGATGACAGAGTTTAGTGTATTTTTAAAACGTTCCTTATCTTCTTCAGAGAGGTTGAGCTTTTCTCCATTGATCATTCTGTCAAAGCCTTGGTTATCCAATACATCATGCATGGTACCCAGAGAGTCTTTAAGTATGCTTTCATAACGAAACAATCCCTGATCTATCGCTACTTCAAAGTGTTTTTTTCGGAAGTCAAAGCTAAGGCGAGACTGAGCTAGTTGCTTTCCTCCGTGTACAGCAATGGCCTGATCTATGATTTGTTGCGCCTCATGTTGTGGTTGGCAGGCAGCACCCAGTAATAGTGTGAAAAAAAAACAAATACTTTTTGTCATAATATGAGGCTGTTAAACCAGCGTACAAGAATCTTTACGGAAATCCGGATGCTGAGTTTACATACTTTATCTCTCAGCCAGATTAGGAATTTTCAGTGTGAAAGTACTCCCCACCCGTGTTTTGGATTCCACAGCAATCGTGCCTTCCAGTACATTCATTGTTTCTTTTACAATGTATAGCCCTATTCCAGAACCGTGTTTTTCATTGCTTGCTTTAAAAAACATATCAAAAATTTTGCTTTGATGCTCTGGGGCAATGCCAATGCCATTATCGTTTATGGTGATTTGAGCATATTCAGGATTGGTACTCACCTGCACATGGACATAAGATTGGTCTACGCTTAGACTTCTGTAGCGAATGGCGTTGCCTATCAGATTACTAAAAATAACTGAAAGTCGGCGATAATCAGAGACAAAAGGCACTGAGGTATCAAAAGTAGCATCAAAATGAATGGCATTTACATCATCAATATAGCTTAAGTTATTGATGGTTTCTTCTGTAAGTTTAGGAAAATCAATACGATCAGGAGCCACCTCCATTCTGGAATTACGTGAATAGCTGATAATATCTTGAATGAAACGATCGAGCCGGTTGATACTGATTTCCATTAACCTGATGTACACGTCTTTTTCTTCAGGCGTGTTTTCCAGCAAAGCAATATTGATCAAGCCAAGTACTGAGGCGAGCGGCGCCCTCAGATCGTGGGAGGAACTGTACACAAAGCGGTCCAGTTCAGCATTGGTTTTCTTGAGTTCTTCATTCTGTTTCTCCAGTTGCTGCTCATACTGCATCCTGCGGGTAATGTCCTGAGCTGTGCCCACGGTCTGCACCACATTACCATGTTCATCTCTTTTAAAAGGTTTGTCACGACTGGATAACCATATCCAGTGGCCATGCTGATGTTGTACACGGTATTCAGTTTCTACTACCTCATCATCTCTGACCTGCTTGATTTTTTCCTGAAAATTATAAGCTACTTTTTGAAAATCTTCAGGATGTAGCTTAGAAAATAACTGCACCTTACCATTGAGCACATCCTCTACTTCATATCCGAGCATATTTTTGATATGAGGGCTGAAGTAGATATAGTCGCCTTTCAAAAAATCAAAAACGTACAACAGCTCAGGAGAGGTATCAGCAATACTTTCTATAAAATGTCTGCTTTCCTCTATTTCCTCTGCGGCATTTTTTTCTTCAGTAATATCTGCAACACTGGCTACCAGTACTTTACTACCCATATAATCTGAGATATAAAGCTGAGTCCTTACCGGATAAGTTGTTCCGTCTTTTCGGTAATGCATGGTTTCCAGCACTACTTCTTTACTTTTTTTAGTTATGAGAGGACGGATAAGTTTAGCATAGGATTTTTTAGTAAACTGAGGAGTAATATGCAGAGGGGTGAGCTTGAGCAGTTCTTCTTGTGTGTAGCCAAGATGATCAATAGCTGCTTTACTCACATATTGATAACGAAGATTGTTGATATCAAAAATATAAAATTCGTTGATAGAGTGATCCAGTATTCTCCCTAAAGCTTCTTTTTGCTGTTCGGACATAAGTCATTGGGTAAATAAAAAATACTTCTCCGTTTAGCTATTCATCTTACTCAGACAGTAAAAACACAAGCATCTCGGTTGTACAGGTTTATAAATATCTGTATTAAATACTAATTTGAGGATACATTTTTGAAAGGTTATCTCAAATATTTAGTACCAAATGTCTGAAATTTTTTATGTATTCAGAGATTTTTAATGGTTTATAATATTAGATCTATAAAAGATAAACTTTATACACTTTTGAGAAAGGACATATTCGGCAGCTTTCATACGATATATTTCAGAAAATTATTGTCCACGTCTGTGACGAAGTGGAAAGTGTATGAGAGCAGAGTACGCCAGATAAGTTCATGTATAATAAAATTAAACCTATTTAAATAAAGTAAGTATAAAATGATACCGGCGTAAGCTATATTTAAACACAATTATCCTGAATGCTAACGATCAGCATAATACAAAAAAAATTCAAATCCCTATCAGTACTTTGCATTGGTACAATTAGGTAGTAATATTGTGCCCTTGCCTATGAGTAGTATTATCAAGGAAATCCGCTTGCCTATTGAAAATGAAATGGGCATTTTTGAAAATAAGTTTCGTGATTTTATGAAGAGCAAAGTATTGCTGCTTGATAAGATCATGAGCTTCATCGTCAGGCGCAAAGGCAAGCAATTACGTCCTATGTTTGTGTTCCTTTCGGCCGGACTTACCGGACAAATCAGTGAGACCACCCATAGAGGTGCGGCACTGATAGAGCTCCTGCATACAGCTACCCTGGTACACGATGATGTGGTGGATGATTCCAATTACCGCCGCGGTTTTTTTTCTATCAATGCACTATGGAAAAATAAAATTGCCGTGTTGGTAGGGGATTACCTGCTCTCTCGCGGTTTGTTGCTTTCTGTAGAGCACAAAGATTTTCACCTGCTGGAAATTGTATCTAATGCTGTGCGTGAAATGAGTGAAGGAGAACTGCTGCAAATTGAGAAAGCCCGTAATCTGGATATCACTGAAGATGTCTACTACGAGATCATTCGCCAGAAAACAGCTTCTCTGATCAGTTCATGCTGTGGTGTGGGTGCCAGTTCTACCGGTGCTGATCCTGAAACTGTCAAAAAAATGCAGGCTTTCGGAGAAAAAGTAGGCATAGCTTTTCAAATTAAAGACGATTTGTTTGACTATGGCACTGCAGAAATAGGCAAACCTGTGGGAATAGATATCAAAGAAAAGAAAATGACGCTTCCGCTGATCTATGCCTTGCAGAATGCTTCCTGGATCGATAAAAAGAGAATCATATATACCATCAAGTACCAAAGCAATAAGCTGAGCAAAGTACATGAGGTCATTGATTTTGTAAAAGCTTCAGGAGGAATAGAATACGCCACCCAGGCAATGCATGAGTACCATCTCAAAGCACAGGAGATACTCAGTACTTTTCCAGATTCTGCTTATAAGCAGTCTTTGATTCGTCTGGTAGAATATACCATTGAACGAAAAAAATAAGGGTACTTCCTTGTATATTAACTTTTTTCTCTTTTCATCAAGTAGGACAAAATAGAGTCTTTATACCTACAAAAACACTACAAAATGAGGATTGAAATAAAAAGAAAGTCATGATAATTTTGAGCAGAGTTCATGAGCAGCCCTATACCTAATTTGAAAGCATACCTATCAAATGTCTTTACCTCCATAGGAACAAGGTCCTTTCGTTTCCGTAGGAGGATGGTGATGCTTAAGTCCAGAGTAATCATGGGGGTGTATTTGACAATTTCAGTTCTGACCATTTTATTGATTACTCTACTGATGGGTTTTCCTAAACCCTCCCCTGAATCTACCTCTCATGCTTTGGCCAAATTAGAAGATTACTGGGTTGCAGAATCAGGACATATTACAAAAGATTATAAAAAGCTGCTTCATCTGAGCCAACTACAGCTCAATATCCGTTCTCTGAGTAACAACAGGATGATTATCTATGCCAAACCTGCTTCCGAAATTTTGCCTCCATCGATCATACTGAAACTGCAACAGGCAGAGAACCTGACAGAAGGGCGGGTATTCCGTGCCATCAGTCAGTCTGATAGCATCAACTTCAATATGATCCTATCACGTCATTATAATAAACTAACCTTGGCTTTTGCTATAGAAGACGGTCCTGCTAATGGCGAGTACGTATTCTCCTTCCTGCGACATGAAGGAAGTAATAGTGATTTATCCTCTTTTTGACCTTTCTTTTTGGGAAAAAAACAAGCTTTTTCCGGTCTGAAGTGTTTCTCTTCTTTATATTTAGAATCTTCACGGATTTTTGTGGAGATGAACTCTTTTCAGAAAGCAATTAGTTAATTTTATATGAGAAGCAAACACACAATTTTAATCGCAATCATAAGTCTTTTCTGCCTAGTTGGTATAGCATCATCCCATGCACAATCTGGGTATTGGCAACAAGGTGTAGAGTATATGATGGAAGTAGACATGGATGTTGATTCCCACCAGTTTGAAGGAAAACAAAAGCTGGTGTACAGTAATAATTCATCCGATACGCTCTTCAGGGTTTTTTATCATCTTTATTTCAATGCATTCCAGCCGGGAAGCATGATGGACGTTCGCTCACGCACCATAGAGGATGCCGACCGCCGGGTATCTGACCGTATCTTTTACCTAAACAATGATGAAATAGGGTTTCAGCGTATCCAGTCCCTTAAGCAAAACGGGAAAGAGTTGAGTTATGAAATGTCAGGTACTATTCTGGAAGTAACGCTTGACAAGCCTATCCTTCCTAATGGCAAAGCTACCTTTGATATGGAGTTTCAGGGACAGGTGCCCTTGCAGGTCCGCCGCTCTGGTAGAGATAATGCTGAAGGGATTGCCTACTCTATGGCGCAGTGGTATCCTAAGATGGCCGAATATGACTATGAAGGCTGGCATGCCAATCCCTACATCGGCCGTGAGTTTCATAGCGTATGGGGTAGCTATGATGTAAAAATTGCTATTGATTCTTCTTATGTGATTGCTTCCACTGGCTATTTGCAGAATCCGGAAGAGATAGGGCATGGTTATCAGAAAGAAGGGCAAAGCGTAAAACGGCCAAAAGGGGAAAAGATCACGTATCACTTCAAGGCAGACAATGTACACGATTTTGTCTGGGCTGCCGACCCTGATTATGAGCACACTACCGCCCAGGTACCCGGAGGTCCTACCGTGCATTTCTTTTACCAGGCAGATACGCTGGCAAAGAACTGGGAAATGCTGCCGGAGTTTACCGTAAGGGCTTTTCAGTACATGAATGAAAATTTTGGCAAATATCCCTACGACAAATATTCGGTGATACAGGGGGGAGATGGAGGTATGGAATACCCAATGGCTACGTTGATCACGGGGCATCGCTCTCTCCAGAGCCTGGTGGGCGTGACGGTACATGAGATGATCCACAGCTGGTTTCAGGGTGTATTGGGAACCAACGAGAGCCTTTATCCCTGGATGGATGAGGGTTTTACCTCTTATGCCTCCAATCGTACAATGGCCCATCTTTTTGGAGGAAATGCCAATGATCCAAGGATTCATGCCAGCTCTTAC harbors:
- the porU2 gene encoding putative type IX secretion system sortase PorU2; this translates as MRLRLIFGLMVCMPFWVNAQRFGNEWINSNQSYYKISIAADGIYRINHQDLLAAGFPVNSVDPRRMQLFFRGQEQAVFIQGQQDASFDPADFIVFYGQRNDGTQDRELYVPNEAQPNPYHNLYSDSTAYFLTWSLAAVNGKRMASFSENNISGIPTEVYHWEERLSVFTNEYSQGRQYPLGSLSGVIAHLSTFDYGEGWTGPRIGRGQSRDYTLEAPAQFVSGPAPQLEILLAGRNNRQHDVTVQVGSSTAALRTLSTVNFEFYDHSLVTENLQWSDLTGGNLVVRVTVNGVDGVADQVSVSYIRLRYPQQTTAQNLATKKINLAVNPAAKSYVEIANVPPSPYLLDITDENNVQRIGFNLVGGNTTAVIPNTQAARQLLIGSIQPVTIIKRVNFQNISTSANYLIISHESLRQPAGNYSDPIRAYQEYRASAEGGGFNTLLFNIDQLYNQFGYGEVTPLAIRRLADFMLSNGNPQYLLLIGKGLTVNYNYHRQNPATATLRDLVPTGGMPGSDVVLTSGLAGSDGYSSAIPTGRINAQTAQDVAAYLDKVKESESRGLTADYQESNTREALWKKHMVHLSGGVSLAELTLFGRYVDDFKDVAEGDFLGGQVSVQSKKSNSATELINIADEVNKGLSLITFFGHSATTRTDIEIGYVSNDELGYQNKGKYPAILINGCNAGNVFGDALTFGEDWIQTPNRGALHVIAHSAEGISSVLKRFSDAFYTTLSDSLYVGSSMGKIKNEASRRFMERLGTSIWEVHIAQVRQAILQGDPAVSLFGRAKPELEINDNSLFVTPLQEGPITVFSDSFAVNLVVRNFGSTSRDSLSVSVNRTLSNGTVVSYGPVMYPSVLYQDTLQFVVNSEETTVAAVDEVGNNRFEVIIDSKDTLDELNESNNRAYFEYFVPLGGTVHLSPHDYAIVSQDQVLLQLQPGDLQKTLRESDTRQYMLEIDTSYTFASPIKQQFSLSAKGLVLQQLELPVKEDSTVYYWRSKYAELREGEVDQWTQSSFTYLSSGQEGWSQISFEQLNENQALNLEKDTIRKVWEFPDTEVEVEISTSGAAYDNSVTEQIYINSTTLILPDAGFVCKENSINVLVLDRYTLNPYLPIDPGGFDVFNPNTCGRRPQMINTYTNAQVVNGALANLIDAIEEGNPLVIFNIGSLDYANWPAATLAKLEEVGINSTTISSLQIGDPLIVIGRKNAAAGSATVKLADPASEVPASEQLITLNQKITGKLSSGSIVSKRIGPASSWNNLLLNFRGVEASDVVNISLIGETDEGEQTTLLNTTDLSGQLDISGINAAQYPFLRLQMSVEDVINRSAVQLDYWLVNYQGVPEGILLSENNFSETQNKQEGESFTIPFQFYNLSDDSFMDSLQVAYSLFNQNTRRMLSDTLTIEAAKAGDTVSFQIPVSTLNEIGISDLSVNVNPRLQREQLYSNNFLNVPSFMKVNGDELNPIIDVAFDGTYILDGDIVSPSPMVSIEVRDENPYLQKQDTTGIDIFLGKQESAEASIGTNNARTANTQMKRIALDSEEVSWTPAEGEEPFKINFQPRQLEDGLYTLRVQAEDASGNTSGTQPYEVNFEIINESTITNFYPYPNPFSTSTRFVFTLTGQEIPDQIKVQIMTVSGKVVREITQDELGLIRIGNNITDYAWDGKDEFGDQLANGVYLYRVIVQSNGQALEMRETAGDRGFKNGFGKMYILR
- a CDS encoding toxin-antitoxin system YwqK family antitoxin, producing the protein MFRFLAITLWAGMYLPGFSQTSEKPFGSYLYEDDKITLTLSPPNNYTLFGTEYSRRTGMVSSKEISRGTFEMEEEQLVLEEYPTRNQMTLHMDSEVILEALDVKEIDKGEMLYARTVEYENGQPRMEGEWKRGKKHGTWIYYDEEGNVVKSEKYRRGKLID
- a CDS encoding DUF6503 family protein, translating into MTKSICFFFTLLLGAACQPQHEAQQIIDQAIAVHGGKQLAQSRLSFDFRKKHFEVAIDQGLFRYESILKDSLGTMHDVLDNQGFDRMINGEKLNLSEEDKERFKNTLNSVIYFALLPFPLNDPAANKKYLGETSIKGEPYDEIEVTFSEDGGGADHEDVYIYWIHQQNKTMDYLAYSFHVDGGGTRFREAYNVREIEGIRFADYINYESTEENFALEDYEKLFEEGKVEELSRIELKNVEVSSTSAELAASQK
- a CDS encoding putative type IX sorting system protein PorV2; translation: MRWLFVALSIVLLNGHSYAQLNTPKYSNEFLSIGAGARALGMAATQTALADDVTAGFWNPASLTDLSHQYEVSLMHAEYFAGIANYDYGSFATPLDSLSTLAISVVRFAVDDIPDTRFLYDANGRINYDNIRFFSAADYAFLFSYARQIPKIKGLSIGTNFKIIHRTVGSFANAWGFGLDAAATYRLKDWRFGLMLHDITGTFNAWTHNSDMVADVYTQTGNVIPANTLEVTLPKASLGIARSWRLWESRFGILAAADLHFTFDGQRNVLIKSKLASIDPSVGLEIDYKNLAFVRAGVGNVQEIKNFDGSTYRTYQPDFGVGFRAGSISVDYALTDIGDRSESLYSHVFSLKFSIDRDRKQENE